From the genome of Sulfurimonas paralvinellae:
AATATATTTACAGAGTTGGCAGATGACACAGGATGTTCATATCCAAGTAGTGGAAATTTGTCTAAGTGGGCAAAGCAGGGTGTTTTATTGCTCAATGCAGTTTTGACAGTGCGTGCAGGAGAAGCGAACTCTCATCGCTGTATGGGATGGGAACATTTTACAGATGCTACGATTCAAGCCATCAGTGAGAAGTTAGAGAATGTTGTTTTTATACTTTGGGGAAAACCTGCACAGATGAAAGAGAAGCTCATTGATACTTCCAAGCACCTTGTTCTAAAAGCTCCACATCCTTCACCTCTTTCATCATATAGGGGTTTCTTTGGATCAAAACCTTTTTCTAAAACCAATGAGTATTTAACAGCTCGCGGTAAAGAGCCTATAGATTGGTGTTTAGAGTGATAAACTTTTAAAAAGTCTAATATATAAACTCTGCAATTACCGGAAGATGATCTGAATAACCGCGTCCATAATGTTTTCGTGGTTTTCTCCATGACATCTGCCATCTGTAAAGAGATTTTCCTTTATAAAGGTAGGGTTTATTTAAAGTATGGATGGAACCGCATTTGTAGTCGATACCTTGGTTGTCAAGTAGTGCTTTTGTTACTAGAATATTATCAAGCGCTTCTTTTTTACCTCTATAGATATAGCTAAAGCGTTTTGCTTTGTCTGGCTCATCATACCAGAGATTGTAAAAGTCTCCATCTTCTATTTTTGCTTCTTTGGCTTGCATTTTATAGTTGATTGTTCCTAAAATATGATTTATCCCTGTTATTCCACCTGTATCATTGTGTTTTCGTTTGCGTTTAAAGAGTTTGTATTCTTCATAATCGGAGTTAAAATCACCAAGTGCGATGATATTTTTCTCTTTACCTAATTCTTCAACACGTTTACGGAGTTTTTTGGCAGAAACTACACGCATACTTTCCGGTCCGGCTTTACTTTTCCAGTGATTAACGAGCAGGTAAAGATCTTCACCATTTATTTTAAATTTTGCTTCCAAAATATTTCTGTATCTGTAAGACTGTTGCACAGCTATTTCAGTTGTGTATACAAAAGGAATTTTACTGAGTATGGCCACTTTTATAATTGTGCCTTTGAGGTTGGCAATTTTGTAGTATTGATAATAAAGTCCCATTCTTTTAAGAGTGTAGCGCAGGTCTTTGAGTGCCTGAAGTGATTCGATCTCCTGCAGTCCAATGATGTCTGCATCAATATCTTTAATGACCTTTGCAGTGTTGTGGAGTTTTATCTTATATGTCCTTTCATTCCAATTTGATTTTGTGAAGGGGATATACTCCGAGTACTCATGGCCGCTGCGCTTGAGGTCAAAAAGGTTTTCTACATTATAAGTGGCTATTTTTATCATATTTTCTCCAAAGAGTAATGCACTCAGTAAAAGTAAAAAAGTGAGAATTTTCACTATTTAATTCCACTCAGTCTTAGAAGCTGACGAGTATTTGCCTCTCTGCCCATCAGTTCAAGGTAAAGATCCTGCATACTTTTTGCTCCACCGTTATGGAGAATGATATCAAGATACTTTTGAGCTGTTTGTGAGTTAAAAATACCTTCATCTACTACGGCATAGAACGTATCCGCACTGAGGACTTCTGCCCATTTGTAACTGTAGTAACCCGCTGCATAACCGCCTGCAAAGATGTGGGCAAAGCCGTTTTGAAATTTATTGTATTTCGGCGGCTTGATGAGTGCTGTTTTTTCTCTGATGGCATCAAGCAGATCTTGAACTTGCTCTCCTTGATAAGTTTGCATATGCAGTTTAAAATCAAAGAGTGAGAACTCTAACTGTCTTAACATTCCCATAGCTGAGAGGAAGTTTTTACTTTTGACAAGTTTTTCTATCATTTTATCTGGGAGTATTTCTCCTGTTTTGTAGTGCTTTGCAAAGAGTTTAAGCACTTTTGGCTCGTAGGCGAAATTTTCTAAAAATTGTGAAGGGTACTCTACGGCATCCCATTCGACACCGTTAACACCGCTGACTTCATTTTCTTTCACTTCACTTAAAATATGATGAATGGTATGTCCCGTCTCATGAAAGAGTGTTACAACATCGTCATGACGCAATAGTGATGGCTGTGAGTTGCTTGATGGCGGAAAATTACAAACTACAAAAGCAGATGCGAGTTGTTCTCTGCCCTGTGTATCTGTTGAGTGAGATTGCCAGTTGTGCATCCATGCTCCGCCGCGTTTTGACTCTCTTGCTTCGAGATCAAAATAGACTCTGGCTTTGAGTTTTTCATGCTCATAAACATCATAGGCATAGGCTTTTTCATGCCAGAGTGTTTCATCGACTTCTTTGAAAGTAATACCAAAAAGTTTTTCTAAAAAATCAAACATGCCGTTGACGACACTTTTTTGCTCGAAGTAGGGACGGTACTCCTCTTCATTGATGGCATACTGCTCTTTTTTGAGAATCTCACTGTAAAAGGCCACATCATGGCTTGCAAGATCAAACGGTGCAATTTTTTGCAGCTGCGTGAGCTCATTTTTTGCCTGTTCAATGGAGTTGTCTAAGAGAGATTCTAAAAAGTTTACAACAGTTGTTGTATCTTTTGCCATTTTAGATGCGAGGGAGTACTCGGCATAGTTGTTAAAACCTAAGAGTTTGCTCATCTCTTCACGCAGGGCTAAAAGTTCATCGATAATGGCTGCATTTTGAGGTGCTCTGCTTGTGTAGGCACGGTAGAACTCTTCTCGGATTTCTCTATTTGGACCGTAGGTCATGTAAGCGATGTACGAGGGCATCTGCAGGGTGAATTTGTATTTTACTTTGCCGTCTTCATCTGTGAATTTTGCAGACT
Proteins encoded in this window:
- a CDS encoding uracil-DNA glycosylase, whose translation is MHNVNPQIPQGWKDILQNEFSKHYFIVLKQFLLDEKSKYTIYPENKNIFNAYNSMDFHDVKVVILGQDPYHGTGQAHGLSFSVKDGVAYPPSLKNIFTELADDTGCSYPSSGNLSKWAKQGVLLLNAVLTVRAGEANSHRCMGWEHFTDATIQAISEKLENVVFILWGKPAQMKEKLIDTSKHLVLKAPHPSPLSSYRGFFGSKPFSKTNEYLTARGKEPIDWCLE
- a CDS encoding endonuclease/exonuclease/phosphatase family protein, giving the protein MKILTFLLLLSALLFGENMIKIATYNVENLFDLKRSGHEYSEYIPFTKSNWNERTYKIKLHNTAKVIKDIDADIIGLQEIESLQALKDLRYTLKRMGLYYQYYKIANLKGTIIKVAILSKIPFVYTTEIAVQQSYRYRNILEAKFKINGEDLYLLVNHWKSKAGPESMRVVSAKKLRKRVEELGKEKNIIALGDFNSDYEEYKLFKRKRKHNDTGGITGINHILGTINYKMQAKEAKIEDGDFYNLWYDEPDKAKRFSYIYRGKKEALDNILVTKALLDNQGIDYKCGSIHTLNKPYLYKGKSLYRWQMSWRKPRKHYGRGYSDHLPVIAEFIY
- a CDS encoding M3 family metallopeptidase; the encoded protein is MSKFLSFHCNLETFIDDLKSKTKNNLTQVDKLLTQEHKTFQNFVKPIELMEEELEHFFTPLSHLNAVNNSQETQKVYTEALPIITEYSTQLSQNLAIYNTFKEIQKNEADTLNYEQKRVLTLNIQNFELSGAHLNEKTKARLQEINIKKSELANNFSQNLLDATNAYEKIITDEKDVAGLPESEKESAKFTDEDGKVKYKFTLQMPSYIAYMTYGPNREIREEFYRAYTSRAPQNAAIIDELLALREEMSKLLGFNNYAEYSLASKMAKDTTTVVNFLESLLDNSIEQAKNELTQLQKIAPFDLASHDVAFYSEILKKEQYAINEEEYRPYFEQKSVVNGMFDFLEKLFGITFKEVDETLWHEKAYAYDVYEHEKLKARVYFDLEARESKRGGAWMHNWQSHSTDTQGREQLASAFVVCNFPPSSNSQPSLLRHDDVVTLFHETGHTIHHILSEVKENEVSGVNGVEWDAVEYPSQFLENFAYEPKVLKLFAKHYKTGEILPDKMIEKLVKSKNFLSAMGMLRQLEFSLFDFKLHMQTYQGEQVQDLLDAIREKTALIKPPKYNKFQNGFAHIFAGGYAAGYYSYKWAEVLSADTFYAVVDEGIFNSQTAQKYLDIILHNGGAKSMQDLYLELMGREANTRQLLRLSGIK